Within the Centropristis striata isolate RG_2023a ecotype Rhode Island chromosome 23, C.striata_1.0, whole genome shotgun sequence genome, the region GAGTCATCTCCAGGTATATTTACCCAGCTGCAAGTTTGGATGGTAaccttgtgagtgtgtgttcctTCAAGACTATGTTGTACTGCTCCGCACATAATTCCATTATTCCCCTAAATAATCAGTGCCAGAGATCAAAACCTTCAACATTGAGATTCAAGGCAAAGTTGATCTTATTGATTTTCAAGAGACTACTCACTTCATTTCTCTCATCCCAATCATCGCTCCTCTACTCTTATCTGTCTCTTGGTTATATCTCTCTTTTCCACTGGCTTTGACTGCACTGCTCTTGCACACTCTGCCAAAACCTAATCCCCACTGTGATTATCACATAATGCTTTTGCCTTATTATCAAAATGGAGCAGATTtgggttttgttgttgttaaagaCTGATGGGCATGGGCTTAAAAAATTAAGAGACAATGTCATTATGAGGAGAATGTGGAGCGGCTGATTGCATGAGATTGAAGTATAGGCGCGTGCTTCTGGAGCTAAACACTTAGTGTaatgagtgtgtttttaagggAGTCACTGAAGTTAAACTGCGCTGTGATCTCACTCTGGGGTCAtaaggtcattttatacagtttcCAGATGAAGGCAAGTGATAAAGGCAGCAGGGTTATCTGTGCACTTATTTATAGCTAGTCAGTTAAcagaacaaaacatgttttgtgaACAGAGCAAAACATAacatatatacaaaatatacacaacTGTATAACATAGTTTCAGTTATAATAGCTACAAAATTATCCAATATACCTAtgtattatcatgtttttcttatttctttaatttctgtGCAACTATAGAATCAATACTTACCAGCTATTCATAGACTGATAGGACAGTCTTTACATCATATTCGTTAGTCTCCAattattactgtatttattcatgataTTTTAGGCATATTAGTTCTAATGTCTACATTGCCAGAAGGCACATTTTTTGCAGGAAATCAATCCATTAGACTTCCAAATTGAgatgaaaatataacatattggCATGTCATTAGGGGGACAATTTGCAGTGACAGCAATCCAATTCCCCAAATTGATTCACAGATACATGTCAAAGTGGAATTCCTAAAAGTAGCATTGGTACAGTCAGTTTGACTGTTTTTAAGCAATTTCTTACATCTCAACATTTAACAGTGTCCTTCATATTCTTATAGATTTTATAGGAGATAAAAAGTAGCTTCACCTCAGTTTAGAATTTTCCACTCCTACACCcattttaattgattaaaaacacagacactaTGTTTTCATGCATAAAGCTGGAGCTAAGAAATGTGCTGATCAAATATTCCTCAGTATAACACATTGTATTTGCATGAGGTGAGGCCCCAGTGCTCTCAGTGACtcctaagaaagacacaaattcagttCTCTCATTTATTAGCTGTTCCACTTTTTCCACGTTCATTGTGCCTGTCTGCCCTCTAAATGTTTCATtactttttaagttgtttttttgcaaaccCCCTGTACTTATTACTCATACAACCCTAGCATACTCAACCTTCCTACTCCTGAAATCAATTAATTCTCTTAAATAATTTACCTTCTGAGCAAACCAGATTAAGCAGAGCACATTTttgtgtgtcagagtgctgttctaactgatgtgtgtgttttttttttttgtgttcaggcATTAACTTGGCCCTCACCCCATGGCTCGGAGGAGTCTTGGGTGATTACAGAAAGAGGAGAGCCTTGATAAAGCATTAGTGTGtgacgcacacacatacacacagcctGAAGACCCCTCTGTGCATTTGCACACATTCATTTTTCATGAAACAGACTCATAACAATTAGTCTGGTTACCGCCTGGGTAATCTTAGCGTCCCCGTAATGCCTGTGGTCTGCTGTATGACATCACTCTCTTAAAAGTTCTAAATCTGACATTCTCATCCGTTTTCATAGTGAGGACATTAGAAGGCCATGGCTAATAGGCCTTCACTCGTTCCTGGCGAAAGAAGGGCAATAAAGTGAGGGagcgggggagagagagagagaaaaaaaatgagaccGGAGTGCTCAGAGAAATAGGTTTTATTCACCAGAGCTTTTACACAAATTAATTTACATGAGCGAGAGAAGAAAATGTAAAGTTGTAATCCAGCATGCTTTGCCAATGCATAGCCTATTTCTCGCTACAAGCATCATAGAAAGCCAAGTGAACGTTTATGCATTATTTCAGCAAATATATTATGCTAACAACCATAGCTAAGTGCTTAGGAATTTGAGCCCTGCACCACGCCAGGAGCTAAATCGAGACTTTTGGACACACAGTTTCCAAATTGCATGGAATGATACCCTTGTGAGAAGCTTCAGAGCACTTGTCCGCTGCAGAAAAAGCAAATCCCCCAGAGATACTCCACCTTCCCAGCATCCCTTAGTCTTTAGTCCCCTGCCCTAAACACCCTCATCCCCTCCCTAGACACCAAAGCCAAGGTCAAGAAGAAAGTGCAGCCTTCCTCTGTCTATAGGCTATTCCCTGGATGCCTGCACCTCAGTGTGGCTGAGCCGCATATGCTTCAGGAATGTTCCCTCCTCCTTTATTGTGACCGTCAGTCTCAAGGTCAGCTCCTAGGGAGAGGTTTGTGCTTATCTGTTTTCCTACTCCCTCATTTTTCTCCTTAGCTATCTTTAcccccagttttttttttcgttcACTGTATCAGTAGACAGTAGCTCAGAGCTCCCAGCTGAGGGGTTCATGACGCGTTGTCTGACGcgtctgtcttttttagtccatcTCTTTGTCTATCCATCTTTCTGTTTGGTTGTTGTCATTACAGCCCGTTGTCTAGTTTTCAGAGGACCCAGTGCAGCTGCGAGGCTTCAGTCTGATGCTCTGTACGCTTTTGTTTCTTCGGCTCTCCTTCCTCGCACTGGTCATGGCCCCTTTTGCCTTGAAGCGATGTTGCAGTGTGTTCCCTGTTAGATtggatattgttgttgttgttgttgttgtctgtaaGCTATGGCAGTCAGCCTTGAGTCAGTGCGCTATCTTTGTCTGAACAAGATGCACAGGCTAAGGGAACAAGGGGAGAAAAAACCTCTCATCTGACCTGAATCAAAATACCCTTTAATATTCCCAGGAAggtgtttttaaagtatttcatACAAACTCTGATAAAAAAGCGAGAACTCAGACCCCAGATTttctgtagattttttttcagctaACTCCTTCAACCTGCCTTCTGACCCTGCTGGTCGTCAGCTGCCGGCTCTCCAAGAGAGGGCATTTTGTCTCTGGGTCAGTTGTTGGCTGACCCAACGAGAGAATTATCAAGTCAATGTATCAcaccaagtgtgtgtgtttgaatgattTCATCAGAGAAAAAGTCTCTGCACTGGTATTCGTGTATACATTTTGTGTGTCCTCTAACACACTCTGTACCAGCGCTCTGTAAACACTGGCATTGACTGTGACTTTTGACTATTACATAAGGAACATGGATTTCCAGCTGTCCACGATAAAAGCCCTGTAAATTCAAATGCTTAATTTTTATAGGCAGCCCGGCATTGACTGAAGTGTCTGCTTGTTATATATTTGGCAAGTGCTGCAAGTCTGAAGGGAAGCTGTCAATAGCAATCCCAGCTATTGATATGGCAGTGGGCAGGAGATGTTACTTGGCCCCCGACTCCGGCATCCCTCTGATCCCTCTACATcataattacattaatattgacaGACCCTTGACAATAGTCACATTACTATTGATAGGTGGCTGTCAATACCGTGTTTCcccaaataaaacatattcatTCATAACTTGTAAACTGCTCGATAAAAGGCTTTGAAAAGAATATTGGACCCGGCCGGGTTTGCTCTCCCGagagggctgctgctgctgtgacggGGATTTCCACCacctggctgtgtgtgtgctcgtCTGCGTAACCATGGACTGATAGATTAATTTAGCTCTGTATTAGAGCTCTGCATAGATCAAGGCTACCCTTGACATACATACatagtcacatacacacacacacacacaggcacataaTCTGCACATTTTCTCCCATCAAGGAAAAACTTTCAGATTAAGCTAAACAAATGGAGCCTGTTTATTGGTTACCATACACATTCAGACTacctctattttttttaaaactcaaactCCACTTCCGTCACAGGCGAGGTTCTAGTCACTAAACATGGCAGCATTTCAAATGCAGCTCAATGAATTTGTCACACCTGCTTACTTCAGCGTgaattcactcttttttcattcatttgctAATTCTAACTTAGTTGGACGGTGTATCCTGGCTCTATTGAAACATCATGAATACACAGATGGTCCTGTGCACCACAATAAACCCCAAGCATTGCCACCGCatattagaatttttttttacctcctcgAGAAACGTCTAAAGTGaccatcatctctctctctttctgtcaaaACTGCCATATTTACCCGGCTGAAATCTCTTTTAAAGCCTCGTGACAAATCCTGTTCAGCGAGACACAAAAGCCACTGTCAAAAAAaggcctctctgtctctctctctcactctctctctctctctctctgtgggcCTCTTGCTCTGTCTCTCCTTGCGTTAGTTAGTCTCCCACTTCTTAAGCGTTTCATTTGAGGATAGGGCAGATAAAACGGGGGGGAACTGTGAGCAGTTTGGAAACGTATGCAGCGCAAAATAGCCCAGACGTCACAATGGTGGGATCCCATATGGAGTCGACTCTAGGGGGAGGAAAATTGTTCCACATTTGGCAGATGTTTACGGTGTACCAGAGACTGTGCCGTTAGCCTAATCCCTAGTGATGTGATTTGTACACACACCCCTATCTCCAGAGGGAGCAGGCACCAAGAGCCCCTGGGCTTcgcctcctgtgtgtgtgtgtctatgtgtgtgtgtgtgttggattgtgtgtgtttatacacTGGAGAGAGCAGTCTAAGACCCCCTGCTCCTCTGCATTGCGCAGCTCAAAGGTTGCATTAAGGACGGGTTTTACATGTGAAAAGTGATTTCCGTTCCTatgtataaagaaaaaataacctTCCTAACAGGATGGGCCTCACCTCCGGGGCCTCATTCCTCCCAACAACCCAGTGGTCCTTTTTCTAGTGGTACCTCCtgtatatattttcttcatGTTCATGACTTTTAATAGACATTTAAGTAGTGCTGTCTGTACATTaacatgacattttaataatgtcaagtcataaaatatttatgtacAAGATTATACCCAGCTTTAAAGGAAATTTGaaggtaaaatattttttttgtttgtttgctttacaactttttacttatttatagtTTTGGCCAGCTTTTAACCatcctgttttatttgtttaaaacctGTTTGATAACTTGTGCACTTCAGCTTAAATCCATTTTTGACAAAGTTTAAGTTGGTGAATACAGTATCATGACATCTAGAATGATggttcaaacaaaacaaaaagagatcAAGGCTGAAAAAAGATCCTGATctcttagttttttttctacatgatgCATAAACTTTAAAATTGAATATCCTGAAAAAGATGATTAATACATATCCTTGTTGGTCTTATTTTTCCAGCAGGTTATGAACATGAAGACAACCAGAAAAGGATGGTTGGAATTCCTCGTTCAGAATCCGATGTTGACCCACAGATCCCAGTATTGCGTATCAACCAGCTGGATGCCCTCGAGCTAGACTCAGCCCTAGAGCAGCTGCTATGGACCCAGTTTTCCAAGTGCTTCCACAACTTTCGGCCGGGTCTGCTCACCCCGCTGGAGCCTGAACTGAGGGCTCTGCTCCATTTGCTTCTGTGGAGGTTCACACTTTATTCTAACAGCGCCACTGTGGGCCAGTCTTTACTGAGCCTACGCTACCACAACAACCTCTCCTCGTCTCCCCGCTACAGACCTCTGACTCGCAGGCAGAAGCTGGCTCTGGCCCTGTTCACTGCAGGTCCACGCTGGCTCCAGGAGCGATCCCACAGCCTGCTGCTGTGCATGGGTTCAGGAGGGCCTGTGTCTGAAAGAGGCGGTAGTTTACTCCAACAGGGTCTCCGCAGTTGCCTGACCCTAGTTTCTGGTATCACACAGCTTGCAAGTCTCATCAACTTCCTAGTGTTCCTAAGGAAAGGTCAACATCCGGTCCTGGCTGAAAGGATTGTAGGAGCCCGGGCGGTTTTCAGCAAGCCAAATGTGGTCCGGGACGTAACCTACCAGTACATGAACCGCGAGCTGCTGTGGCACGGCTTCGCTCAGTTCCTCATCTTTCTTTTACCACTGATCAATATAAAGAAACTAAAGGCACAGATGTTTTCGATTGTTTTTGGAGGAGATCgtacagacagggagggagagacgGAAGGGCAAGAGATGTGGAAAGAGTGTGGACTGTGCGGAGAGTGGCCGACCATGCCTCATACAGTGGGCTGCCAACATGTTTTCTGCTACTACTGCATCAAAAGCCACACCATTGCAGGCTCTTACCTCACCTGTCCTAAGTGTGGTGCAGACGCAGGGCAGCCTGAGCCTGTCAGGATGGAGGTGGAGATGATTGGCAGGTGAAGCTGTCATGActgagtttattttaaaattgcaggTATTATTGAAAGTAAAACGGTGGTTCATATCTTTATAACTGCACAAATGGAATACAAATATGCATTGAACAGTCATGATTGACCACCTTTGTATGATTAAGAAAAAGGATATTAATGTTCACCACAttttgatgaaaataaatgaaataattaaactttattacatAAGAATATTTTGTATATCACAACATGAAGAAATGCACTTGTTTTTGAAAGATTGACCAGGTAGTCGAGTTTATGACTGGACTTCAGTCTTTATGATGTCTGTGTCTttcctgaacacacacagacctgccatgtttaatgtatgtgtgcatatatTGACAATCCTCTGCCCCCTTCTGTTTCTCCAGCTGGACTTTGGACAGAACTATTTGTCTTTGGTGCAGTGGACAGACTACAGAGAACCACACAGAGCATATATTTGATGAGCGATCGTGTTGATTTATGCTCCAAATTGGCTGTGTGTtagcacgtgtgtgtgtgtctgtgtgtttgttgaaatgggAATATTTGTTCTGATGAAAAATGCAGAAAGTCAGCTGAATAAATAATGGGAGGAATTTCTGATGCCTCTCATCATGGCCAAATTAGcatttgttgtgtattttgtgccTAAATTGTATTTCAACATCATTAAAATTGATAGAGTGCTACCTCTTGGGTGTTTATTTAGTtaagtggaggagagagagatgagggaaagttataacaatcAGCACACTTCTCTCTAGACAGGCCCGGTCGTTCTAACTCCCATTATCCGTTTTCACAGCACCCCAACATGCTCAAGATCAAGGGGGCAGCCGGGGGCTTGGAttgactctcacacacacacacacacacacacttgacagCCAGCCTCTCTTTTCCCTTGGCCTTTCTCTCTTTTGCTGCctttccatctctctccctctgtaaTCTCCAGGGCCCTCGCCCCTATAAGACTGTAGTAAACTGTACCAAAACCCTGGCAGTCTTCTCCTTCCTCGCAGGCGAATTACTCTCTAATCCCTGTAATGAGTCCAAAGATGCTTATTTATGCTGGAGTTAACCTCCACCAGTGAGCCCAGCCCCGGGCCAAACGCACCCCAGCTGAGTGAAGCCTTTCCTGGGCTGACAAGAGAGGAGTGGGccgggagggggggggggctacCTCCCACCTCTTCTTCCCTCCCCCGTCCTCCCCTCTCCCGCTCTGATCACTAGGGCTTAATTGCTGATTGCCGAGACGATCAATCGGAACTGCAGGCGTGATAGAAAGCCTATTGCGGAGAGCTGGTCTCAGATCTACCGGCTCAGACAGACGTACACACATTTGCACTCAGATGAggttaatgtttctgttgagTAGAGAGGATAGCATGAAATATTTGTCCTCATGAGGTGCACGAATGCCCTGAAGAATACTGGGAAGGTGTACTGGCAAGGctgatatttaattatttatgttaCTGACCGATgtgagctttttttcttctacttcCACAGGTTTATAGAGCATATGTATAGAGTATGTGTCCTTGGTGGTAATACAAGGCCAAAATTAATGAATTGTACAGTTTAAAGCATATAGAACTATTACATTTGATTAGAGAAATGATTTGTTTGACATTATGTAAAAAACATCAGACTCACTACTTGGAGGTCCTCTCACATCAAGGACATTTTAACTAATGAATCCTATAGCGACACAtatagagacacaaaagactGTTTGTCAATATTTTATACACTACATTGCATTAATGTACGGCAAGTCCCAGAAGGGGAGATTAAGGAGATGTTTAAGATTAAGAATGAATATTATAGACAAACGGAATGCCGCTGGGACATGTCATTGTCTTAACATTCAGACAGACTTACAATCCAAACCTTTTTGCAGATATTACTCtacaactccaactgaagtccCCAATCCCCGGGAAACAGAAAAGATAAAGAAGAAACAGTGCATTAAAGTCTATTAATTGAGTTAGGCCATGGATTGAATTAGTTGGAAGTTGGAACAGGGCTCTGGACTTAAGGAAGGTAGCTAGGGCTCCGTTAAGCCTATCTGTCTTTGGATCTTTTCTAATTCACAGGCTCCGTgtggagaagaaaaagaggaagaagccCAGATTCCCAGCGGCTATGCAAAGCAATCTGCCCATTCACACGCAGCCATTTAGGGAGCAAATTGGCCCTGTGCCCCCTCTGACGAAGGTTTTAAGAGAAAGGGAATTAGGGCGTTGAATCCCTAACTAGATCTCCTTCTTTGATGAGCCTCTTTATCCGCCTGTCCCTCATCTCCATTTCTTTGATGTGAGGCGTTGATTTTCCTgattaaatagtttttaaagtataaagctcTTCTCTTGGCTCTGTAATACTGGGTACTTTACTGTACCTATTGTAGGTtcgtttgtgtgtgcatgcttgctGAATGGTCCATCTGTGGTATTCTTTAATTGGAACAGAGCCCTTGGCTTGCAGATAATAATAAGGATAGTACAATAGCTTTGATTCGTACATGCATATTTTTCTCTGAGAAAGAATGTTATCATTTAAGCTTATGCCTGCTTTTACCTCTTCATTTGAAATGGCTAGAAGGACTCAGAAAGCCCTATGCATCACTAATGAAATTAAAGAGTAAAAACACCTGTGCTATTTCACTTCAACAAAATGTAATCTCTGATCCTTTTGCTCATGGTGAAAGCTTTTACCTACTCCTCAACAGGTAAGGGAATTACACCCCTCTCGTAATGGGGAGATATTTCCAACAACTGACATCACTTTCAAAGAGCGAATGACATTATGTTCATGCCAAGAaaagatgaaacaaaaaatgCAGCATTTATTTGTTGACACGACAGAGGATTTTTGACACctgtatatgtttttttcttgtggcaTGTCCAATATGTCAATAGGTTTTACAAGTATCTCTCATATTTCATCTATTCAATAAAAGACATGCCAAacataaaacaccaaaattcctCCAAGGTAGTGAAATCCTAGGTGTGCTTGAGTTCAGGGCTGCAGCCGCTGCAGGTACCTCTGTTATGAGAGTTCTTTCAACACCTGCCGGGCTTTGGATACCACCGGGCCCAATTATCTTAGTCTGCCTCCTCTTCTTAACCACCTCTTCAGTCTAACAGGTCAGGGGGACAATCAATCACTCCTAAAATAAGGAAGTAATTTCCTGAGCTTTTATCGTGGTGTTGAGGTTTTGTCTGGTTGCATTTCACACCTTGAGAGAAGATGGAGCGGCAATGGTTAGGGAATATACAGAATTTGGCCTTTCCTTCTTTGTTCTCAAGACCCAGGATAATTTGGGATCTATATGGGATCTATATGTTCACCTCAATATGTGTAGTTTGGAAGAGCAAGTACAAAGATCaaggaaatacagtaagaaGTCCTGTATCTTATGATGCACGTCGATAAAGGTTAGGCTACTGTATAacttaaaaaagttgaaatgtagGCTGCATCCTCCTCCACATTAGAAACAAAGATATCCCTGACAACATGCAGACAGTCACAGATGTGGAAGGGAGATTCATATCAATTCAATATGATATAGCTGGTTATGCtgcatatttatgtatataaaccttttaaaaaatggttgaTTATTTATGTTAAAGTGACTGAAAGGagctttaattttgtgttgatCTTGGCGGTTGCTCTGGACAAAAGTAATAGTGTTTTGATTAGCACCACCACTTTGTTTGGGAAGATCTTTATCTGGCTAGCATGCACATTTGTTTTGCAAGCAAGTGAAAGAAGGATGCGACTTATCAATATAACTGCCGCAATGGCGGGTCTTCTTTTGGCAGAACAGCATTGGAGAAGCAACAATTTTGTATAatctttttaagactttttgaGTGTTTAGACATGTTTAAATCACCAGGTCCggttgttttggagaggaagtCTGAATTTTAAATTGTCTGGGTGACAAGCAAAGCACAGAAAGACACTGTAACGATGGCTTCTGTGAACTCTCAAGGACTACTTGTTGTCTGATGCATCCTCCACTGTCTACGATCTTTCTACTTGACAAGGTACTGGCAGCCATCCTGATCAGAGGTGGTGCGTGGAAGTAACAGATGGGGCTGCTGCCTCATCACCTGGCCTGGACCGCTCCAACTGCTACGCGTCCTGTCCGATGACACTCCAGTCCACCCAGCTGATGCTTCTGCAACTCTGGCACCGGCTCCTGAACTGGAACCTGTCCCTAGTGACAGTGGACCTGCTTCAGTAGGTAACAATGATCACCAATGTATTtgagaaataaaatagacatatCATACCTTTAAGAAAGAAGAGGGCCAATTCAGGATCAGTCTCTCTCCATCCACTGAATCACAGACCAAGGTTAACTCATGTTTTTACCTGTGCTACATCACTGTCCCTTGTAAAACTCCTTAAAATAGCATACTATAGTTTATCCACTTTACAAAACTCTCCAAACAGATCATTTTATAAATCTGTAATCTGCAAATCTGATCTGAacatcaaattaaatattttttctttgtatattttttttatttttaacagtgtaataCAAATGACTGGACAAGTGAGGTATTTACGACTGCATCAAATAAAATCACCAAACAGATACCAGCGAtgtatttttcatatttcacatCGTCTTACATTAACACAGGGCTAAAGAGATGGAAGCAAACTTTACCTGACCTGCCCTCTGATTGGATGAGctaggacaggaggagagaggggattGGACAAACGACCAGAGGGCATCATAGGGGATTATACACAGGTGTGTTGTGGTGCGCCTGGGGTTAGATCTGCCAAAGCCaagcctgtttgtgtgtgtgtgcatcctcCAGTCTGTGCGTGTGTTTAGCCATCTCAGTCCTCTTCCTACTGATGTCTAGAACAGACTAAATGAGCAATAATCTGCACACATCCCTCCAGATGTCCCAGTGAATTTCCTGTGGCTTAAGGCGCCAGCTGAGCTCTTTGAAAGTTTTGATAACTTCTGCAAATGTGATTGAACCTCTGCTTGTTCAGGAATGTGGTGCAGGACACAATGTGCTTATTCCTATTTTACCTCATAGAGATGAAAAAGGAGGCATGCGCTTGGTTCCGCTACTAGTACACCTTTTAGTACAATATAGTCTTACAGGCTTTTTAAGAGGATTGTTAGAGAAAGATGTTTGATGTGTGGTGCACAAgttaagaaatatattttaaggaAACTTTTTTAAGTTGAACCATTTTATATGCTCACTGTAATAATTCAGGTAACTAAAATTATTGTAAGATAAATAGCagaatgttctttttttttttgtctccagttttataATGAGCAGATTACATGT harbors:
- the pex2 gene encoding peroxisome biogenesis factor 2 isoform X1 — its product is MAGYEHEDNQKRMVGIPRSESDVDPQIPVLRINQLDALELDSALEQLLWTQFSKCFHNFRPGLLTPLEPELRALLHLLLWRFTLYSNSATVGQSLLSLRYHNNLSSSPRYRPLTRRQKLALALFTAGPRWLQERSHSLLLCMGSGGPVSERGGSLLQQGLRSCLTLVSGITQLASLINFLVFLRKGQHPVLAERIVGARAVFSKPNVVRDVTYQYMNRELLWHGFAQFLIFLLPLINIKKLKAQMFSIVFGGDRTDREGETEGQEMWKECGLCGEWPTMPHTVGCQHVFCYYCIKSHTIAGSYLTCPKCGADAGQPEPVRMEVEMIGR
- the pex2 gene encoding peroxisome biogenesis factor 2 isoform X2, which gives rise to MGYEHEDNQKRMVGIPRSESDVDPQIPVLRINQLDALELDSALEQLLWTQFSKCFHNFRPGLLTPLEPELRALLHLLLWRFTLYSNSATVGQSLLSLRYHNNLSSSPRYRPLTRRQKLALALFTAGPRWLQERSHSLLLCMGSGGPVSERGGSLLQQGLRSCLTLVSGITQLASLINFLVFLRKGQHPVLAERIVGARAVFSKPNVVRDVTYQYMNRELLWHGFAQFLIFLLPLINIKKLKAQMFSIVFGGDRTDREGETEGQEMWKECGLCGEWPTMPHTVGCQHVFCYYCIKSHTIAGSYLTCPKCGADAGQPEPVRMEVEMIGR